From a region of the Vairimorpha necatrix chromosome 4, complete sequence genome:
- a CDS encoding homeobox domain-containing protein 12, which yields MNNIFEEELKIQAALGLCLLKNGFESSHTKRKQKSKIQTFTLSEVYNITMYPSYQTKIDLAFMLNLNLKTITVWFQNKRQSEKISPVNEYLYHKKAPKHDLSPILLFTIYCKARRMSNVQNLVVKKNEKTKFSKIFLIKYIVTNRSFYTENITELI from the coding sequence ATgaacaatatttttgaagaagAACTAAAAATTCAAGCTGCATTGGGattatgtttattaaaaaatggatTTGAAAGTTCTCATACTAAAAGAAAACAGAAATCCAAAATACAAACATTTACTTTAAGCGAGGTGTATAACATAACAATGTATCCTTCCTATCAAACAAAAATCGATTTAGCTTTTATgctaaatttaaatcttaaGACTATCACTGTATggtttcaaaataaaagacaaagtgaaaaaatatcaccagtaaatgaatatttatatcataaaaagGCCCCTAAGCATGACTTAAGTCCTATACTACTTTTCACGATATATTGTAAAGCAAGACGAATGTCAAATGTGCAAAATTTggtagtaaaaaaaaacgaaaaaacaaaatttagtaaaatctttttaattaaatacatAG